The window GCATTTAAACTTCTGAGTGTTTTGACTGAGTTCACATTTCAACAAAAGGCAAACACGTTATATTCATTAACTGTTCCAACCTGCTCTTCCTTCTCTGCTATCGATGCATCTTTGTCACCACCCTGACACAACCAGCTCAAACTAAAAAGAACCTGCACCTCCCCTGGCAAAGCACAGAGGTGTGAGCACCAACCAGCCCAACCACAGCCTCCCCCCTGACCTCCCACACGTCACTTTGCCGGAGCTCATAAATCGGACAGGGGGGTGCACAGCCTAATCCAATGCCACACATGTGCCTGTGACACCACAAGTCACATCCAACCCACGATCACGCACTGCCAAGGAGAAAggcttgggaaaacaaaagggtTGCTGGAACAAAGAGGCTGACGGAGGCTTAAGGCCAATACCAGGCTTTTCAGCCTCATGAACTGACCACTGGAGCTTGTTCTTCCTGTAAACTTTACATCACAAGCACACACTAACACCTCCCTCATCTTCTTTACTAACCAGCTGCAAGCGGACAAAGTGTTTCAAGCTGCATCTATGGATAAAAAACTTGCACAATCCACCGAGGCATAAAACAGCAATCAGGCAACCACAGGTTATAAAAAACTAACGACTCAAGGAAGCTGAGGTAACCAAAGAGGGGAGGATAATAACAAAACAAGTCACCCacttttcttgaaaatgttttatttgtttctgaagaggctgaaaacaaaagcaattccATGTTTCAGAATACCAAATACTATCCGTAGCACAGGACGAAGAAAGAGTTTTCAGAGAAAACCATTGCACTAGACCCAGATCTACGGAGCTGCTCAGAATATTGCAACAAGGCTGGTGACCAGATCCGAGGGTGGCAAAGCACCCTTCTGCTGGGCTGGTTCACTGAACTGTGCAGCTCCTGTCCCCACTCAGACCCTGCACTGTTTGTGCAGTGTCCTCTTGCCCACAGTGGGACGGGGGTGGTGATCATTGGCACAGTCACTGGCACTCTCAggcaccaaaaaccaaacagcagGAAGGACCCGGCAGGTCCTTTCCTGCGCCGGTTCCTCCCGGGCAGGCCCGAGGCACACTGGCAAGCGGTTTTGCATTAACGTTGCGTTTGGTTTGGGATAAAACAGGCTGTCAGTACCAAGTACAGGCAACCTGGCATTACTATAATCACTTAGAAAATATAAACATGATAAAAAGTTGCAGAgatccctgcagccctggctgcagaaGCACCAGGGGTttcacagccctgggcacagagggCACAGCACTGCTGCATCCAGCATCCTGCAACTGCTCACACCGAGGGGCAAGTTTGGCCACTGGATACAGGGGACTTGGCATCACCCCCAGGCTGTCACTGAAGAACTAACCTCTAAACTGCACACACCGACTGCCTTACAGCTAACCTGTCCCAGCTTAACGGTGTCCTTACGAGTgacagcaagaaaaaatggtTTCAAAAAGCAGATTACTGCAAGACACATTTATGATATACAGAAAAATCCAGCCATTAAAAACAATTGTCTTCACCAGAGATTCCACAGGGGAAAAGTTGTATTTCAGTTCTCATGAAGAGAAAAACTACAGAGCTATTCACAGTAGCAACAGTGAACCCCAGTCTACCGTAAAATAACAATGATCTTGTACTTGATTGTGTCACTAATTTTTGCCTAGAAAGGCTGCTACAAGAAGATCATCAATATTTACACCTATTTCAGCCATGCAAGTTTAGAACTTACTGCTGAAATAATTGTGTGTTTAACAAGTTATGAAAGCAGTAATGGGCTTGCTTTCACTGAGTCTTGAGCTCAAATAAGATTCCACAAGAATCCTGAATTTTCTAGACTTTAGGCtggcttatttctttctgacagtCTGCCTCACTGCTAAAGGCCTTTAACCTGTTGCTGCCTTCACGTTTTTCAGCCTAATTAAACTGGTGGGTTTTTAACTGAGCTGGTGATGGGCACTGACACCTTTGCCGTCTGTCTAGTTGCCACAAAGCTGCCATCTCCAAGAACTTCCAAGGTGggactgggaaaaaaaggcaaatatagGAGAACTTGGAAGTCTCAGAAACAATATGAATTCAGAGTTCATTTGctacagcacagagcaggaatATGTTTGGTTAAGAGAAGAAGTTCTAAGACTGCACTGGCCCAGAACAACTGGTCACAAACTACTATGATGTTCATATTGGCTTGTACAGCAAAGTAGTCACGTATTTCTTCTTGTAACGATGTGTAGCGCTAAGCACCATCACGCCATCCTACAGGAGATGGAAAACAAGTGAGAAATATAATCATCTAAAAGCTGCAAGTGTGAAGAATGTGCCCTGGCCTCTCACCTTGATAGAAAGCGCGTAGAGGTGGTTCAACATGACATGGTTGGGttcagggagcagagcaggatcGCACTGGAGAAAAGATAAAGTGAGACAGTGTGAAAATCCAACAACTCACAGTTTACTCATCACAGCTGATGGGTGATAAACACTGTCTGTAGCCCTACCCTCAAATAAATCACACTGCTGCTTACGCTGAGTCCACCAAGAAACACAAAGTTTCAGAACAATCCAAGACCCCCCCAGGGTGAAACCCTCCGCATCCTCACTGCAATTGTGAGACAGACTTAAATTATTGGTCATGTGCTTTTGACATCTAAGCAGTGTTGCAGTGGGaaggtcagggtttctgggaGTAAAATACCAATCTagctttcttttcaattttgAAGACAGtcaagtagaaaaataaatttacttcAGATGCATCCATCCGGACACACATAACAAGGAATTTACCAACATAGCAACTATTCTGAagtttttccttgcctgtcctctGTCTGTACCCAGATTTTTTCCCCATCTATTCACACCCTCAAGGCCATTATTCAACCAAACAAGCTAATGTACTCACAGAAATGCCTGTGTCCTTATTCAGGATGACCTGCAGCAGGTGGGGAGGCAGAATAGGTGGTGATTTAAAGCGTTCCTCTGCCTTACAGACATAGGGCTCCTGGTGGTACGGTCCTGGGGGTGAACTTGACAACTCTGCCAGAGAGATGTTGAATATTTATTCTTCAATAGTCTGTAAGGTTATCTGCTCTTTATAGGTACAGTTTTACTGGTACTCCACGTCAATTTTCACATCCAGGAACacgcagcccaaagaaatcaatGGCATGTAAATAGAAGAGCTGCAGCAGATGATGCAGACAGCGATCAATACCCAAGAAGAGATTTAATATGTCTGGAGCCTGACTTAAGACTAGCTGTAAAGATATGGGAGGTGGCATCCTGAGGGCCCTACTGCACTCCAGAACGTCACTGTCAGCTCTGGCCAGCCCTTCTCCAGCGAACACCTAACAGCAAACATTGCTCCACAATGTCACTGCCAAGGGAAGCACTAAAAACGTGGTACGCACATGTAAAAGAAGCTATTATTCCCAGGCAGTGACAAGGCAATAGAAAGAGCTCTTCAGAGTCTAAAGCAATTAAGGAAAGGTTGTTACAGCACGTAGCGAGGAGGCATCTACTTGAATCTCCTCCTGGCTTCTTGCACTGTCCAAGCCTCACAAATCACACTCTTTCTCCAAAAAGGCTTTGTCCAGGGGAAAGTTCCACACagcaaaacccaaccaaacaccCCCGCTGCCTCAGATGCAAAGGATGGGTCTTCTGAAGGAGATACTATGTTAATCAGTGTTTCCAGCCCTACAGAGGTCAAGAAAAAGCAGTTGGCAAGGCTGGTATCAGAGATGACTTaagcaaaaccagcattttcctATTATTCTAAGATATAGATAATGTATACTAAACTGTGAAGATATGATATATTCCTAAGTCTGTGTCAGCACTACTAAAATGCACCTAATTTCTACCTCTTAATGTGCAACTCCTGACCTCCTTGGCCCAGCTCCTTAGCAGAGGAAGATGGAATTGGGAGCAATATAGGCTGTCCACATTGGTTTGATGTTGTAAGGTAGGGATTGATGCATCACTGAGTGTGCTAGAAACAGCCATTTCCATCACACAGGCAACCAAACAGCAATTAAGCAGCCATGACTTCCTCCTAATCAGATCTGCAGTGACACGTGTTGCTCTGTCAGAGGTGTCCTCCTTTACACATTTCACATTCTTCCATTGTGCATTTGTGATTCCTGCACACGTCCCCAGGGCGTGACAAAGCTGGAGATTAATCTATACTGGAATTTTAACTTTGCATAAAAATGAAGACTAAATTTTTAACAGCTCTAAAAAGTGCGATACAAAATTACCAGTAAGTTCATACCAGACATGTCAGAACATTTTTGGGAGTCCACCATCAAAGCATCGAATACTTCAAAGTCAGTTTTCTTCACCTGGATGATGTTGTTGACGGTACCTAGCTGGCTGGTTACTACCGGCTGGGAAGAAACAAGGTACAAAAGTCAGAATAAAAAACCTTCCAGGACTATCAGATTCTCAAAACTACACAATCAGCATTACCGAGAATGAGatatattacttttaaaataggCTAGTACCAAAGAGCTCACCATTGTACAGTTAGTGTTAGGTTAAGAGCAAGTGAAGGGTTTAGGACTGGGGGATGCATGTCAGTTGAACCTGCCAGGTCCACAACACTCAATAAATTCTTGGGCTGTAGCTAAGGCTAAGGAGCTAAGCTTTACCGCTAGCTTCTACAAGGCTTTCAGAGCCAGGCTAAGATCTGCATGGCCTGATGTAGGACAGAGTAGGGTTAGTATTACTAGTTTACTACTAAAGCTAAGACTGGAGTCCAAGGCAGAGGGTTCAATGAGCTCCACTTACTGCAAGGTAAATTCTGCAAGGTTTGCCAAGACAGCAAGAAAACTGGAACCAGCAGCCGTGAATGGTGCTGAAGCAGGTAGGGACTGCTGGACGGACTAGTGTTAAAGCTCATTTAATagcagaggtggaaaaaaaaaaggtctggtAGATTTTGGCACAATTACTGGCCTATGAAAACATCTACAGCAGTGATAGCAACATTCTGGCACTGACAGCAAGTACACCAGAGGGAGATTTGGGCTGTCAGCAATATTATGGTGCTTTAAGAGACAGTTTGGCACTAGACAAGAAAAGCTCATCTTTTATAAACCAACGCCTTGTCCTTGTCACCTGTTTGTTACAAAATCTCCTGTCCTTTGAGGCCACCAGTCTGATGCCACCACCTAGGACAGCTGGGATCAGAAATCTCTCTCTCACCAGCTTGAACAGGCAGTTTCTATTGTTAACCCAGAAATACCTGCTCTCTGAAAAAGCCACCTATTGGCAGAGAAACCAGCAGGCTTCTCATCTTCAGACACTTCAATGAACACAAACGGCGAGGCAAAGAAAACGTTACCTCTGAAGGATCGTGTGTCCACTGCCCGTCCACAAAGAACTTGTACTGGTGCTCTCCCTCTGGCAGGTCGAGGATTGCGACAAAGTTATTGTGACTGGAATTCAAGACAAACAATCAGCcctgaaatattctgaaaagtACATTGATCTATAAACTGCAACAAACACTGTGATACAGTttagtttaaataaaataccTACTCAGGTACAGAAATAAGCAGAGCTCCAGAGCCCTCTTGGTACCTTAACACAGGTTTGTTCTCTCACTCATGTAGTTTACCAGCAGGTATCCCAGGCTCAGAGTTTCCTAAGCAGAATCTGCACCCTTGGAGCTGGGCAAAATCCAACGATGTGGCAAGAAAGTACATGTGCCATCAGAGACACTGTGCTTAAAACCAGCTGCACTGTACATGCCCCAACTCTATGCCAGGCAGCAGACTGCACAACAAGGATTGTTTCAGGTCATTCCTGCATGGTGCCTAGTGAAGAAATCACTCCTTCAAAAGTAACACACAGCTCAGTGTTCACCCTCTGCCATCTGAGAATCAAAAAGATTCTCATCAAGGGCTTGAGAAAAGAAGCAGGGAAGTGGTAAATCCAAGCACAACACCAATCTATCAGCTGACCACCTTTATCACTGCACTAAGCGTTCCCAGTCCATAGGAAAACCACCGATACAGCAGCAGCCATTTATTACCTCCTTGTCAGAGGAATTTTACTCCAGTTGTTGAAAGACCCAGATAAATaaacttcttttcctcctccagtCCAGCGAAAGACTGTTGGTCGAGCTTGAGTGGGGGTTTTATCGTTCACTTCCAGATCTTGTTGCCAAGCTAGGAATTCTTCTTTCTCCAGCGGAGCCTACAAGCACAATGTCTTAAtcaaaagaaattctttcctGGCAGACTTAGACAACCTGTATTTTACTGAACACGTTTGTTTTACTTGGCATGATTTGCTAATGTACAAATCTACAAGTAGGTTATGTCAGATAGAGACTGGAAACCCTGTGTTTGTAGACACTGTTCACAAATTCATTTGCACAGATTCTGCAAAGATGTTAAAGCCTTTCAAATTTGCTGAAGGCAAAATAATCCCCCTTCCTCCAGCCTAAATtaggttaaaaataaatggcttGAGCTTACAAGAGTTTTCAAAATACGCAGGtacaagaaaaggaagaagaataatTAAGAAGAAATACCCTTaagaagcatttaaattgtATGTACACCGTAGGCACAAAATTTGCAGTTGGCATAAAGATTATGAGTTATGTATAGGAAACAGCTCTGTCCAACAGTCAAAATCTAAGCATAGTTTTGCATTAGATATTCTTATGAAATGTGACACACAGCAAGATGTTTCTAACAATCCATCTAAAACTGAGCAAAAATCCAGTTAACAGATCTTTTAGTATGGAAAATAATAGATAAAATGTCACGGATGACTGCAAAAGCATTAAGGACCTGAAGGAACCTGGGACACTGTACCTACAACTAGGGAAGAGCTTTCAGCctgttacattttaatttttctacaaTTAATTATTGCTGGAAACCACAACATTACACTCATGTCTGCTTGAACAATCTCTCCTTTTGTGTGTATGCTCAATGACAGAATTAAGGAAGGCTCCTAAGAGCACCACAGTGGGACAGCATCCCCAAGCCCTAGTGTTACAAGACAAGAACAAACCAGCCATACTTTCATTTCCTCGGGGTGGAACAAGTCCGCATCTTCAGGACTGTCCATTAAAATTTTTGGTCTATCCCCCTCTTTCGTACTGATGGCTCCTCCTGAGCTGTCACCTCGGGAGGCCTTATGGCCATGACGCTCCAGTCCAGCTCGCTCGCTGCTTGTATTTCCCATCTTTAAGGACctaaaagagcaggaaaagccAGATCAGTACAGGTACTTTGGAAGCCAgaacagcagcaggcaggaaagCAGGCTCATCAGTAGACCTGGGCTCTGTTTATGCACTGGAGAATCTAAGAAACTTGATTAACCCCAAACACTAGTATCTTCAGATTGTATCACACTCAGAAAAAGACACTAAATGACAACTTTTAGCTGCTCTTAATAGTATGCTACAGTTCAACACTCTAGCATTTCTGCAAAATCAGCCACTCTAAAAGTTGTCCAAACAGGTACCTGTGACTGCAGCACACTAGTATTGTCATTCCAAGCTAAGTGCCTGTTCTTCTGTCTTCTCAATACCTATGTGTATAGTGTTCCATATCGGCTGAAACTTCAGTAAAACTTTCTATCAGAATGCTTCACAAACAGCCTACTGCACAGGACAAACAGCTGCTCCAGGGGAggcttctccagcctctgcttttctctgggAGAGGCGGTGCAAGGAACACAGCACTTCTCATGCCCCACAGCCTGTGCGGCCACATCCACGGGCAGAAGGGATGACTCTGGATGCACATGCCACATCTTGTCAGAAAAATGACCTACAGATGAAGAGCAGGAACAGAGAGGTGGCCAAAGGGGCCGTGTGGAGCTGTACAAACCGGGCCCTGCAGAGAACCCAGCAGGGTACACACACAGGTATGGGGTATTAGCCTGTTTCCTTTAAGCTCCAATTACAGTCGTTACCCAGCTTTCACCTGTACTGATCCCACTTCAGTCACAACCTGAAATCAGTCTCAGTGGGCATGGCTTAACtcaaacaactacaaaaataaattaactggCACGGTAAAAAGTAAGCCTAAATGCAGACATTAGCTGGCTATGCGAAGTTGCAGCAGCTTTGAGCACTCTGTATCTTCTTTGAACGGTTCATTCTGTGAGATGCACTTTTGAGAAGACACGAATGAACCTGAATAGCCCCTGAGGTTCTCCCCAGCAAACGCACCTGTACATTTTACCGGCCGAGCCGATTCACGCCCCGCGGGCAGCCGGGCACTCCTGCCGCTGCCCCGCCCCGCCCAGGGCCCACCGGCAGCCGCTGCCGGCCCCCGAGCGCTGGCGGCAGACCCGGGCCTTGCAGCCCAGCGGCCCCGTAGCAACTGTCCCCATAGCAACCGCCAGGACCCtgttccccccaccccacccggCCCGGCCAACTCACCTCCCGCCGGAGCGCTGGCCTTGCACCGCCCCCGAGCCGCTTCCGCTTCCGGCCGGGTGCCCGGGCTGCCGCCCCGGGGCGAACCCGAGCCCGACGCGTAGGTTCCGGGCCGGCCCCCGGTCCCAGCCAGGAGCGCGCACCGAGCGCTCCAGGGAGGCTCCCGCAGACCCCTGGAACTTGTCCCAGACCTGGTGAATATCGCTCTTAAACTGGTGCCGTAGGtatgaggtcagcagtgacgtGCGAGGGCTCTTTACCTGCCCCTCAGAGCTCTTTTCTCCACCTGGCCACCACAAGGAGGTTCTGGATCTGCAGAAGTGCAGATGAGTGAGCACCAGAACACTGGAGCCAGGCAACAAATGCATTTCGCATCTACATGAAACCAGAGCAAGAGCCATCTGTGCGGATGCTGACAGTTCAGTGGTCAAGGCAGCTTGTGACGCCGCCAGCACATGGCGCTTTCCTCTGAGGAAGCACAAATGAAAATTTAAGTCCTTAACTGATAAATGCTTCCCAAATTAAATTACACTTCTATATTTCtctaacatatttttctaagCATTTCCAATGACACTCATTTTACCCTTTGCGCTTCATCAGCTGTCACTGTCTTTCTTCCACTTTTCCAACACACAGAACTGCAGGTTCCCAGGTCAGCAGTTTTCTTGACAAggaattgtttgttttcttcttaaccaATCGAAGCAACCTGCAAACAGACAGCAGGATTCCTTCAAAATGGAAGTGTATCCGTGTGGCATGCTGTTACGTTGTGGGAAGAATCCTGTGGGGATATACAGATTCCCCATGCCTAATCGCAAGTGCATGGCTGGCTCCTGCACTACGTTTTGAAGAACAGCTGCTCCGAGCTTCTCTTTCATGGGTAAATACCGTGGCATGGGACAGCCTGCCAGAGGGCTGCGAGGAGAATGCCTGTGGgcagctcttccccagccccTGCACAACAGCTACCCTGCTATAAAATGCAGCTGTTGTTATTCTGATATTTCACACAGCTTAACACTCCTGAATACTTTGTCTCCAAACCTAATTGTTTTgttctcccccctttttttttttgggccAGTGCCAATGCACACGCTTCTGTGTGTGGTTATGTCTGCAGAACTGTCTGCAGTGGAGGCTGGAGATACACGGTACCGTGTCTGGTCCATCACTTGCCCAGTAGGAGCATTGTGATGATCTGCACAACAGCCTGCCAGACCCATCGCGAGCAACAGTACCTACACTTTGGGGACCACGCTCACTTCTTTGCAATGGTTTGTGTTACTTCTAAGAACCACAGACAGGTGATCAGCTACAGGATAAAAACTGCTAACAGCTCATGAGGTTGTAGTAACTAATCCATGGTGGGTCAAAGCATTATTGTTTTGGTATTAAAGTTTTGGTATTAAAATGTGATGGTTCCTCCCTACGCGGTGATGAGCCATACACACATTGTGTGCTACACACCAAAACCCTTGGGAGACACTGGCCTGTGCACAGGACAGAGGCAATGGACACGGGCATCTCAACCTTCTGGTGGTAGGGATTCACTGTGGCTGcctcctccctcttttccccaCAACACCTTCCTCTCCCACCTCGATTCTTGTCTTCCCTCACTATCAGTTGTGACAGATAAGTGTAGCACAGTCCTACAGCAATCACCCTGTAAGTCTTTCTGTGAGGCGCCTGGTCCCCATGAATTATGAGGGCTGGATGACATTACACCGTGAACAACGAGTCTTAGGTGGAGGACTTACCAGCGCTGCCCAATAAATCATCCCCTGCCTCCTCAGGGGCACGTCCGCGTGCGTGGTCCTCACATGCACTAGAGTATTGTTTTATCCTGTCAGCTTGAGTGGGAGCCCAAttcccttgcagctgttaaAGCAGGAGATGCGGGAGCAAGAGATTAGCCAAAGACATGCCACAGGAGCCTGGCATTGCTCATCCACCCACTGATTTTATGGAACGCTGGAGTTTTGCTCCTCCCTTTAACAGCGTTGGTGACTTTttgcttccttcccttcttGAAGGGCATAAAAATTCCCCTTTTTGCACTCCA of the Columba livia isolate bColLiv1 breed racing homer chromosome 17, bColLiv1.pat.W.v2, whole genome shotgun sequence genome contains:
- the PRKAB1 gene encoding 5'-AMP-activated protein kinase subunit beta-1; translation: MGNTSSERAGLERHGHKASRGDSSGGAISTKEGDRPKILMDSPEDADLFHPEEMKAPLEKEEFLAWQQDLEVNDKTPTQARPTVFRWTGGGKEVYLSGSFNNWSKIPLTRSHNNFVAILDLPEGEHQYKFFVDGQWTHDPSEPVVTSQLGTVNNIIQVKKTDFEVFDALMVDSQKCSDMSELSSSPPGPYHQEPYVCKAEERFKSPPILPPHLLQVILNKDTGISCDPALLPEPNHVMLNHLYALSIKDGVMVLSATHRYKKKYVTTLLYKPI